The window AATCCTGGACCGACGAGCTCGCGAAGCTCTCATCAAAGACCGGCGAGCCGATTAGTCCGCGTCACGCCCTCAAGCTCGTCACCGAAGCGCTTCCGAAGGATTGCGTTGTCACGACCGATATCGGCAACATCTCCTCGGTCTCGAACAGCTATCTGCGGTTTGATAATCCACGCCGCTTCCTGGCCGCGATGAGTTTTGGAAACTGCGGCTACTCGTATCCCACGGCGCTCGGCGCCAAGCTTGCGCGTCCGGACCTTCCGGTCGTCGCATTCATCGGCGACGGTGCCTGGGGAATGAGTCTTCCCGAAGTGATGACCGCGGTTCGCGAAAACATCCCTGTCGTTGCGATCGTGTGGAACAACGCGCAGTGGGGCGCCGAGAAGAAGAACCAGGTCGACTACTACGGTGACCGGTTCGTCGGCACCAATCTGAAGAATCCAGACTTCGCCGAAGTTGCGCGTGCGATGGGTGCGCAGGGCATCAAGGTCGATAAGGCGTCGGAGATCGGCAATGCGGTGAAAACCGCGGTTGACAGCGGTAAACCGACCGTTATCAATCTCGTGGTCGACTCCGTCGAGCTCGCCGAACCGTTCCGGCGCGATGCGCTCAAGAAGCCCGTTCGTATGCTCGATGTCTATAAACACCTTACGGGCTGAGTTCGGGCATCTCGAAAATATGATGGCAGCCGTGCGCGCACGTAAATGTCCGCGCACGGTTGCGGTCGTTCAGCCGGTCAGCAGCTACGCGCTCGCTGCGGTACTGCGGGCAACGGAAGAAGGCTTCGTTCGTCCATTGCTGGTCGGCGATGAAACGCGGATTCGCAAGCTCGCGGCCGATGAAGGCTTGCGTCTTGACGATGCGCAGATCGTGGGTGCAGATACTGACGCGGATGCTGCGGAGCGTGCCGTCGCCCTCGTTCGAAGCGGCGACGCCGAGATGCTGATGAAAGGGCACATTCACACCGACGATTTTCTTCGTCCGACGCTTAACCGCGAAGGCGGCTTGCGAACGGATCGGACGATGAGTCACATCTTCGTATGCTATCTGCCGCAACAGATCTATCCGAAGGCACTATTGGTGACCGACGCCGCCTTTAACATCGCGCCGAACTTGGCGGCAAAACGCGCGATTGTCGAAAATGCAATCGCGCTCGCGCACGCGCTCGGCGTGGCTGTGCCGAAAGTCGCTGTGCTCGCCGCAACCGAAGAAGTAAATTCTGCGATGCCTGCGACGGTCGACGCACGTGCGCTGCGCGACATGAATCGCGGCGGTGAGATCACAGGCGCCATCGTCGACGGCCCGTTTGCGTTTGACAACGCGCTCTCTGCCAAAGCGGCGAAGACGAAAGGGATCGACTCTCCTGTTTGCGGCGATCCGGATATCCTCGTCGTGCCGACGATCGAAGCCGGCAACATGCTCTATAAGGAGATGGTGCACTTCTGCGGAGCGATTACGCCCGGAATCGTTCTCGGTGCTACAGCACCGATTCTTCTCACGTCACGTGCTGATCCACTCGAAGCGCGGCTCGCATCTTGCGCGCTAGCCGCAGCCTATTTGGACGCTGCGTGATTTCGCAGACGGACGAGACGCTCGCATTCGGCCCGATTGCGACGCTCCGCAGAGCGCTATGCGACGGGTTATTCTCTCCGGTTGAGCTCGTCGAACTCGTGCTGGCGCGTATCGATCGCGACGAACCGCGCCTGAAGGCATGGGTGGAGATCGATCGGGATGCGGCGCTCGGCGCCGCACGCACGGCCGACCTGAGCGCGCCGCTTGGTGGAATTCCGTTCGGCGTCAAGGACGTCATCGATGTCCGCAACATGCCGACGCGCTTCGGCGCGAACATTTCGGCGCCACTGCCGCAACTCGACGCATGGTGCGTTGCGGCGGTACGGCGCGCAGGCGCCATCCCGCTCGGCAAGCTGCACACGACGCCGTTTGCTTACGCCGATCCGGCCCCAACCAAGAACGCGATCGAATCTACGTATTCGCCCGGAGGTTCGAGCTCGGGAAGCGGAGCTGCGGTCGGAGCGCATCAGATCCCGTTTGCCTTCGGAACGCAAACCGGCGGCTCAACCTTGCGTCCCGCAGCATTCAACGGCGTCGCCGGATTCAAGCCGACGTTCAGTGCGATTCCAACGACCGGAGTCGCGATGCTCGCGCCTACCTTTGATACGGTGGGAATCATCGCGCGGACGGCGAGCGATCTTGCGGAGGTCTTCGCCGTCTACTATCCCGGTGCGCTCGATGCGGTGCCTCCACCCGCGCCGCGCATCATTGACGCGCTCGGCTATCGCATGGATATTTCCGGTTCGCAGGTTTGCGCAGCGATCGATCGGGCGCTCGAAGCGCTTGTGGCGGCCGGCGCGACGCGCACGAAACGCGCCCTACCGTCCGTAGTCGAGCAAGTAGAAAGTAATTGGCGCGCGATCGCTGCGTACGAAGCGTCCGCAGTATTGCCCCCGCTCATTGAGCGCGTCTCAGGCTATCCGCGTGCCGAGAAACTGATCGCCGAAGGGCTCGCGCAAGATGCGGCTTGCTATCGAAAGGCGCGCGACGTTCGTTCACAGATTGTGGGCGAGCTTTCGGCGCTTCTCTCTGAAGGTGATGTGATCGCCTTGCCGTCCGCCGGCGAAGTGCCGAAGTTCGGCTCGATGGGCGATGCGCATTTCTTGCGTCTGTGGTCGCTCGGCGGTTTTCCGTCGATCTCGATTCCGGTCGGATTCGATGCGACAGGTTTACCAATCGGTATGCAGCTCGTGGCAAAACGCGGCGACGACCTTATGCTGCTAGCCATTGCGCGCTGGGCTGAGAATCAACTCACGTGAGCCTGATTCAAGTCGAGGACGTCGAGAAGCGCTTCGATGCGAACGTGGTGTTGCGCGGCGTCAGTCTGCAGGTCGAACGTGGCGAAGTTCTTGTCGTCATCGGCCCGAGCGGCGGCGGTAAGAGCACGCTTCTGCGTTGTATCAATCTGCTGGAGCCGATTCAGCGCGGCCGCATCATCGTCGACGGGCAAGTCATCACGGACCCGGGCGTCAACGTCAACGCGGTGCGGCGCCAAGTCGGAATGGTCTTCCAACACTTCAATCTCTTTCCGCATCTGCGCGTCATCGACAATCTTACACTCGCGCCGACGCAAGCGTTGCACCAACAAAAATCCGAAGCGAGTCAACGCGGTCGGGCGCTGCTCGAACGCGTCGGCTTGCGCGACAAAGCCGATAGCTATCCGCATCAGCTTTCCGGAGGCCAGCAACAACGCGTTGCCATCGCCCGGGCTCTCATGATGGATCCGCGCGTCATGCTCTTCGATGAGGTTACGTCCGCCCTCGATCCGGAACTCGTCGGCGACGTCCTCGAAGTGATGCGCGATCTCGCAGAATCGGGGATGACGATGATTGTCGTGACGCACGAGATGCAATTCGCGCGCGAAGTCGGCGATCGACTGGTTTTGATCGCCGAAGGCGTGGTCGTTGAAGAAGGTAAGCCGCGCGAGATGCTCGATCGGCCGCAGCACGAACGAACGCGCCAGTTCTTACGACGGTTGCTGCGTTTTCACGATGCGGAGGGCGCTCCGGTCAGTCAAGGAGGCACATGAGAAAGCTATTTTGGTTATTGGCAATTCCTGTTTTACTCGTATCGGTCTCTTCCGGTTCAAGCGCTGCACCAACGAAGATGTCAGTTGCGGTTCCGGCAGAGCTCAGAGCCAAAGGGGTGCTAACGGTCGGCGTCAAGTGCGACTATCCGCCGTTCGGCTACGTCGACACCAGCGGAAACACGGTTGGCTATGACGTTGATTTCGCGCGTGAGCTCGCACAGCTTGCGCTCGGCAATCCGAATGCGGTGCAGACCCAGTGCGTCTCGAGCGCAGACCGAATTCCGTACCTCACGACGCATCGGGTCGACATCGTTATTGCGACGCTGGGATACAACGCGGATCGCGCCCGCGTCATCGCGTTCTCGAAGCCGTACTTTTCGCAAACCGGCCGTGTGATCGTCACGAAAGCGTCCGGAATCAACGGCGTCAAGGACTTTGGCGGCAAGACCGTCCTCACGCTTAAGGGCACGCCGTACGGTAAGTGGTTCAACGATTGCCTTCCGAGCGCTAAGGTCACGGAATACGAGACGACGAGCCAAGCGCTGATTGCGCTCAAAGAAGGCCGCGGCGTCGGATATGCGGACGACGATACGTTGTTGATCGGACTTGCCGGCAAGGATCCATCATTGACCGTCGTCGGCGCGCTCTACTCGAGCAAGTACGGCGTCGGCATGCGTCTCGACGACGACGCAATGATCAAGTGGGTCGACGCTGCGATCACCAAGTTGCAATCCCAAGACTTCTTTTTCAGTCAGTTCAAGAAGTGGGTCCCCGACAAACACCTCCAGGATCTGTTCTCAGAGTCGATGCCGCGTCCGGGGCACGATCTCAACTATCCAGCAGGTCCCGTCGTTCACTGCTGAAGCCGGATGAGCGGCTACACCTTCGATCCCGCGATCATCTGGCAGAATCTGCCCAATCTTTTGGGTGGACTGCTGTTGACGTTGGAGGTGAGCCTGATCGGCATCATCGGCGCGCTCGTCATCGGGATCGCGGGCGGCGCCGTACGAACCTTTGAGCTGCCCGTAGTCAGCGGCATCGTTCGGGTGTACGTCGAGTTCATCCGCAACACGCCGTTTCTCGTGCAGCTCTTTTTCCTGTATTTCGCCTTACCCGAGCTAGGGCTGCGTCTAAGCGGTTTCACGGTCGCGTGGGTGACGCTGATGATTCACGGCGGATCGTACAACGTCGAGAACTTTCGCGCCGGCTTCACGTCGACTGCTGCGGGTTTCCGCGAAGGTGCGCGTGCACTCGGACTTTCTCCATGGCAAGCCTTTCGTTATGTGACCTTCCCGATCGGAATTCGCACCGCAATGCCGTCGGTCACGAACACCTGCATCTCGGTGCTCAAAGGCTCGTCGCTGATGGTTGCGATCGGCTTTCCGGAGCTTACCGACAGAGCGGTCTCCATCGTCGGTCAAACATTTCGCGTCTACGAGATGTTCTTCACAATCGCCATCATCTATCTGGTCGTCGTTTGGGCGCTTTCGATCGTCATGCACTGGGCCGAGCGTCGCATGGCGATCCCGGGATTCAGCATTTGAGCACCGACTGGGTAGGCCCCGTCGCCACGTACATGCTCGGCGGATTGCGCACGACGATTGCGCTGTGCCTGATTACCGTGGTTGCGAGCACGCTCGTCGGCATCGTCCTCGGGACGCTCAGCGTGATTCGTTCGCTTCCGCTCGAGCTTGCATTGCGAGCGTATATCGAGTTTTGGCGCGGACTGCCCACCGTCGTCTCGCTGTTTTTTATTTTCTTTGCGCTGCCGACCATACACGTCTACGTGAACGCATTCATCGCCGCCGCGGTCGGGCTTACGCTCTGGGCCAGCGCGAACATCGCCGAGATCGTCCGCGGTGCGATTAAATCGATTCCCCGCGATCAATTCACGGCCGGCGCTGCGCTCGGTCTCGGCTGGCTGAGCGTGATGCGCCTGATTATCTTGCCGCAGGCTCTGCGACGCATGATTCCACCGCTCGTCGGCATGCTCGCCAATCTGATCCAGACCACGACGCTGGCTGCCGTTATCGGTGTGCTCGACGTCCTTGAAGCCGGCAAACAATCCGTCGAACGCTTGACTCTGCAGACCGGCAATCCGCACGCGATCGAAGTTTATGCCGCGATCCTCGTCGTCTTTTTCGCAATCTGTTTCCCGATCTCACAATATGCAAATTCCCTCGAGAAACGTCTCGTCGTCTAAATAAGGAAAGATACATGCTTACCGATAGCCCCGCGAAGTCTCTCCCCGAAGCCGAGCTGCGCGAGCTCGCGCAAAAATACTCTCTGGCCCACCGTCCGGACCGATCGCCCAAAGAAGCGCCGATCTTGAACAAGGCCAAAGGTTCGGTCGTCACGGACATCAACGGCAAAGAGTATCTCGATTTTAATTCTGGCGAGATGTGCGCGGCGCTCGGACACAATCATCCGCGCATCGCGGCTGCGGTCGCGGAAGCCGCAGAGACGATCAGTAACTCGAGCAATACGTTCTACAGCGTCTACGAGATCATGCTGGCCGCAAAGATCGGTCAGATGTCGCCCGAGCCGCTCAAGAAGAGCGTCTTTCACGGCTCCGGCTGCGAATCGATCGAAGCCGCGATGACGATGTCGAAAAAGGCCACCGACGGTTACGAGATCATGAGCCCGCACGCGAGCTATCACGGTCTCTCGGAGGTTCCGCGTTCGGTGACGCATGCCGGCTGGCGTAACAAGATCGGTCCGTTCGCGCCGGGCTCGTATGCGATGTTCGCACCGTACTGCTACCGGTGCCCAATCAATAAGACGTTCCCGGATTGCAAGCTTGCGTGCGTGGACGCCAGCTTCGAGCTGTTCGATGCCGAGTCGACCGGACATCAGGCCGCGGTGATCACCGAGCCGCTGTTCAGCGCGGGAGGCGTCATCTCGCCGCCGGCCGGTTGGATGAAACGCGTCGAAGAGAAGTGCGACGAACGCGGGATGCTACTCGTCCTGGACGAGGCGCAGACGGGTTTGGGGAAGCTCGGCTCGACGTATGCGTTCCAGCAAGAAGAGGGCAACGTCACGCCCGACATCGTCGCGATCTCGAAACACTTCGGCGGCGGCATCACGATCAGCGCGGTGATTACCTCTGAAGACATCGAGCAGCGTTTAAGGAAGAACGGCTACCAGATCAATCACTCCCACGATGCCGACCCGCTCGCGTGCCGAGCCGGTATCGAGAGTCTGCAGATCATAGAAGACGAGAAGCTGGGAGAGCGCGCCAAGGAGATCGAGCGCTACTTCCAGGC of the Candidatus Baltobacteraceae bacterium genome contains:
- a CDS encoding bifunctional enoyl-CoA hydratase/phosphate acetyltransferase — encoded protein: MSINTLRAEFGHLENMMAAVRARKCPRTVAVVQPVSSYALAAVLRATEEGFVRPLLVGDETRIRKLAADEGLRLDDAQIVGADTDADAAERAVALVRSGDAEMLMKGHIHTDDFLRPTLNREGGLRTDRTMSHIFVCYLPQQIYPKALLVTDAAFNIAPNLAAKRAIVENAIALAHALGVAVPKVAVLAATEEVNSAMPATVDARALRDMNRGGEITGAIVDGPFAFDNALSAKAAKTKGIDSPVCGDPDILVVPTIEAGNMLYKEMVHFCGAITPGIVLGATAPILLTSRADPLEARLASCALAAAYLDAA
- a CDS encoding amidase, with product MISQTDETLAFGPIATLRRALCDGLFSPVELVELVLARIDRDEPRLKAWVEIDRDAALGAARTADLSAPLGGIPFGVKDVIDVRNMPTRFGANISAPLPQLDAWCVAAVRRAGAIPLGKLHTTPFAYADPAPTKNAIESTYSPGGSSSGSGAAVGAHQIPFAFGTQTGGSTLRPAAFNGVAGFKPTFSAIPTTGVAMLAPTFDTVGIIARTASDLAEVFAVYYPGALDAVPPPAPRIIDALGYRMDISGSQVCAAIDRALEALVAAGATRTKRALPSVVEQVESNWRAIAAYEASAVLPPLIERVSGYPRAEKLIAEGLAQDAACYRKARDVRSQIVGELSALLSEGDVIALPSAGEVPKFGSMGDAHFLRLWSLGGFPSISIPVGFDATGLPIGMQLVAKRGDDLMLLAIARWAENQLT
- a CDS encoding amino acid ABC transporter ATP-binding protein yields the protein MSLIQVEDVEKRFDANVVLRGVSLQVERGEVLVVIGPSGGGKSTLLRCINLLEPIQRGRIIVDGQVITDPGVNVNAVRRQVGMVFQHFNLFPHLRVIDNLTLAPTQALHQQKSEASQRGRALLERVGLRDKADSYPHQLSGGQQQRVAIARALMMDPRVMLFDEVTSALDPELVGDVLEVMRDLAESGMTMIVVTHEMQFAREVGDRLVLIAEGVVVEEGKPREMLDRPQHERTRQFLRRLLRFHDAEGAPVSQGGT
- a CDS encoding transporter substrate-binding domain-containing protein; this translates as MSVAVPAELRAKGVLTVGVKCDYPPFGYVDTSGNTVGYDVDFARELAQLALGNPNAVQTQCVSSADRIPYLTTHRVDIVIATLGYNADRARVIAFSKPYFSQTGRVIVTKASGINGVKDFGGKTVLTLKGTPYGKWFNDCLPSAKVTEYETTSQALIALKEGRGVGYADDDTLLIGLAGKDPSLTVVGALYSSKYGVGMRLDDDAMIKWVDAAITKLQSQDFFFSQFKKWVPDKHLQDLFSESMPRPGHDLNYPAGPVVHC
- a CDS encoding amino acid ABC transporter permease; the protein is MSGYTFDPAIIWQNLPNLLGGLLLTLEVSLIGIIGALVIGIAGGAVRTFELPVVSGIVRVYVEFIRNTPFLVQLFFLYFALPELGLRLSGFTVAWVTLMIHGGSYNVENFRAGFTSTAAGFREGARALGLSPWQAFRYVTFPIGIRTAMPSVTNTCISVLKGSSLMVAIGFPELTDRAVSIVGQTFRVYEMFFTIAIIYLVVVWALSIVMHWAERRMAIPGFSI
- a CDS encoding amino acid ABC transporter permease, which produces MSTDWVGPVATYMLGGLRTTIALCLITVVASTLVGIVLGTLSVIRSLPLELALRAYIEFWRGLPTVVSLFFIFFALPTIHVYVNAFIAAAVGLTLWASANIAEIVRGAIKSIPRDQFTAGAALGLGWLSVMRLIILPQALRRMIPPLVGMLANLIQTTTLAAVIGVLDVLEAGKQSVERLTLQTGNPHAIEVYAAILVVFFAICFPISQYANSLEKRLVV
- a CDS encoding aspartate aminotransferase family protein; amino-acid sequence: MLTDSPAKSLPEAELRELAQKYSLAHRPDRSPKEAPILNKAKGSVVTDINGKEYLDFNSGEMCAALGHNHPRIAAAVAEAAETISNSSNTFYSVYEIMLAAKIGQMSPEPLKKSVFHGSGCESIEAAMTMSKKATDGYEIMSPHASYHGLSEVPRSVTHAGWRNKIGPFAPGSYAMFAPYCYRCPINKTFPDCKLACVDASFELFDAESTGHQAAVITEPLFSAGGVISPPAGWMKRVEEKCDERGMLLVLDEAQTGLGKLGSTYAFQQEEGNVTPDIVAISKHFGGGITISAVITSEDIEQRLRKNGYQINHSHDADPLACRAGIESLQIIEDEKLGERAKEIERYFQAHLRKLQDEFETIGDVRGKGLIHGIEFVKDRGTKEPWFVVGDKLRRACLTNGLYFTLRRNGSVLRFVPPFSTTNAQLDQAAEILRDAIKAL